From Brassica oleracea var. oleracea cultivar TO1000 chromosome C3, BOL, whole genome shotgun sequence, a single genomic window includes:
- the LOC106333300 gene encoding uncharacterized protein LOC106333300 has product MHIYTTCGLWELGATTGWIFEADGKGGRLLLVESNCTLDELKRMILEDFGMEEEIIADLELSYLPAELINTSGCPPVIIANDRQLHNFVRFVQKSASTRLCVTCKAKAENPNKEAFDLNKPPADPCTHEEKGNSFDNGDESAPVYAERQGNKKNEKRKGVAVDEDGDYDADTMISEKENIHKMSKFSLLHVVKVGQFFENKTLLKATFEMCAMKHNFDYQVIKTDRQLWYVRCADNACNWGVRAECLKDSSYFMIKKYVGKHTCAPSSKTKAGKTASAKTIGSLIMHKYVGVKEGPKCNDIIQIMRSDHGCEISKSLAWDAREYAISAVRGIPERSYGKIPKYLHMLREANPGTHTSYEIDGNENFRYLFIAFGQSIRGFNRVMRRVIVIDGTFLKNKYKGVLLVATALDGNSNLYPIAFGIVDSENERSWEWFMRQLKVVIADDHDLAFISDRHGSIAKAIENVYPSARHGICIHHLLNNVVTYFHGKGLAGLVSKASKAYRVSEFEKTFATVCNISPAIGDYLREADVQKWARCQFPGYRYDIRTTNPAESINSALRSPREYPVIPLLDSIREMLTQWFYERKKLISKHKHPLTKDVEKKIERRIGKGATFVVYPVSAGRLLVRGDKFDCLVDLDRRTCSCGKYTLMKIPCRHAIKAGFHVGREPHTLTDLMYTTGAWREAYEESINPIDVPEDAWSIPEDVKKVIVLPPQTRRSVGRKRKRRYETAEDKIRSSQISRRKQPRKCSRCGISGHNRATCQVPI; this is encoded by the coding sequence ATGCATATCTATACAACATGTGGTCTTTGGGAATTAGGTGCAACTACGGGATGGATTTTTGAGGCTGATGGCAAAGGGGGTAGGCTATTGTTAGTGGAATCAAATTGTACTTTAGATGAATTAAAAAGGATGATTTTGGAGGATTTTGGTATGGAAGAAGAAATCATAGCCGATTTGGAGTTAAGTTATCTACCTGCTGAGTTGATCAATACTTCAGGATGTCCACCTGTGATCATTGCAAACGATCGTCAGCTTCATAATTTTGTTCGATTTGTTCAAAAGAGTGCTTCTACTCGATTGTGTGTAACATGTAAAGCCAAGGCTGAGAATCCGAATAAAGAAGCCTTTGATCTTAACAAACCGCCAGCTGATCCATGTACTCATGAAGAGAAAGGAAACTCGTTTGACAATGGGGACGAATCAGCTCCTGTGTATGCTGAGAGGCAGGGGAATAAGAAGAATGAAAAGCGGAAAGGAGTCGCAGTTGATGAGGATGGGGACTATGATGCTGATACCATGATCTCTGAAAAAGAGAACATACATAAAATGTCAAAGTTTTCTCTGCTCCATGTTGTTAAGGTCGGACAATTTTTTGAGAACAAAACTTTGTTGAAGGCGACTTTCGAGATGTGTGCAATGAAGCATAACTTTGACTACCAGGTTATCAAAACGGATAGACAACTTTGGTATGTTAGATGTGCAGATAATGCATGCAATTGGGGTGTTCGAGCAGAGTGTCTGAAGGATTCATCATATTTCATGATCAAGAAGTATGTCGGTAAACATACATGCGCACCTTCAAGCAAAACCAAAGCGGGTAAGACTGCTTCAGCAAAAACAATAGGCAGTCTGATTATGCATAAGTATGTAGGCGTCAAGGAAGGGCCGAAATGTAATGATATCATACAGATTATGCGTAGTGATCATGGATGCGAGATATCAAAATCTTTAGCATGGGATGCGCGTGAATATGCGATCAGTGCAGTTAGAGGTATTCCAGAGAGAAGTTATGGGAAAATACCAAAATACTTGCACATGCTGAGAGAGGCTAATCCAGGTACACACACATCCTATGAGATTGACGGAAATGAGAACTTTCGTTACCTATTTATTGCATTTGGGCAATCGATAAGAGGATTTAACAGAGTCATGAGGCGGGTTATTGTGATCGATGGGACCTTTTTGAAGAATAAATACAAAGGAGTTTTACTGGTTGCTACGGCTTTAGACGGAAATTCAAATTTGTATCCTATTGCGTTTGGAATAGTCGACTCAGAGAATGAGCGTTCTTGGGAATGGTTTATGAGACAACTTAAGGTTGTCATTGCAGATGATCATGATTTGGCTTTTATTTCAGACAGACATGGGTCTATCGCTAAGGCAATTGAAAACGTGTATCCATCAGCCAGACACGGGATTTGTATTCATCATTTGTTGAATAATGTGGTCACATATTTCCATGGGAAAGGACTTGCTGGGTTGGTTTCAAAGGCGTCCAAGGCTTATCGAGTTTCTGAGTTTGAGAAGACATTTGCTACTGTGTGTAATATCAGTCCGGCAATTGGAGATTATCTTAGGGAAGCTGATGTGCAAAAATGGGCTAGATGTCAATTCCCTGGATACAGATACGACATAAGGACAACCAATCCTGCTGAATCTATCAACTCTGCTTTGCGTTCACCGAGAGAGTATCCAGTCATCCCTTTGTTAGACAGTATCAGGGAAATGTTAACACAATGGTTTTATGAGCGTAAGAAACTGATTTCAAAGCATAAACATCCTCTGACTAAAGATGTAGAGAAAAAAATAGAGAGGAGAATCGGGAAAGGCGCCACATTTGTAGTTTACCCTGTCAGTGCTGGTCGATTGCTTGTTAGAGGTGATAAATTCGACTGCTTAGTTGATTTGGATAGAAGGACTTGTTCATGTGGAAAGTACACCCTTATGAAGATCCCTTGTAGGCACGCAATTAAAGCTGGTTTTCATGTTGGAAGAGAGCCACACACATTGACTGATTTGATGTATACTACAGGAGCTTGGAGAGAAGCTTATGAAGAAAGCATAAATCCTATTGATGTTCCTGAGGATGCTTGGTCTATACCAGAAGATGTTAAGAAAGTCATTGTTTTACCACCACAGACAAGAAGATCAGTTGGAAGAAAAAGAAAACGCAGATATGAAACTGCGGAAGACAAAATTCGGTCATCGCAAATATCACGAAGAAAGCAGCCTCGGAAGTGTAGTAGATGTGGTATTAGTGGGCACAACAGAGCAACTTGTCAAGTACCAATATAG
- the LOC106329580 gene encoding uncharacterized protein LOC106329580: MSPPKLNDEEIDRAGEASADAALVYLRKEDWEKVSTWLIKSKPLRIGPSLLDAEIGTRLMDRTEWLHNSEIDAMMYVYRERTSLKRWKLHRVAFMSVVFSNMIKKEYESFKAGIRKYKLHDLLVQYGKGVLPPHGQTQEIWNVDVDRLYVPVHVSGNHWIALCISFVTRSIDVFDCSGRKRYKELDGFANLVPRIVKAVQPPSYQKDFTFAAYTVHYVPMGKLNKSACDCGVYTIKFIECHSLGLKLSMVNDGNIKEARHRILWDLWEAANDPELVERMSNYEPPECLTSTVEEIL, from the exons ATGTCCCCACCGAAGTTAAATGATGAGGAAATAGATCGAGCCGGAGAAGCCTCAGCAGATGCGGCATTGGTGTATCTTCGTAAAGAGGATTGGGAAAAAGTTAGCACTTGGTTAATTAAATCCAA ACCTCTACGGATTGGACCTTCATTGTTAGATGCTGAGATTGGTACTCGTCTTATGGATAGAACCGAGTGGCTTCACAACTCG GAGATTGACGCCATGATGTACGTATACAGGGAGAGAACATCTCTGAAACGATGGAAACTTCACCGTGTCGCCTTCATGTCTGTTGTCTTCAGCAACATGATTAAAAAGGAGTATGAGAGTTTCAAGGCGGGTATAAGAAAATACAAGCTTCATGATTTGCTAGTGCAGTACGGCAAAGGGGTCCTTCCACCACATGGACAGACACAAGAGATATGGAATGTAGATGTGGATCGACTGTATGTCCCTGTTCATGTTAGCGGGAATCATTGGATCGCATTGTGTATCAGTTTCGTGACGAGGAGCATTGATGTGTTTGATTGCTCGGGCAGAAAAAGGTACAAGGAATTGGATGGGTTCGCAAATCTTGTTCCTCGTATTGTCAAGGCAGTTCAGCCACCGAGTTACCAGAAGGACTTTACGTTCGCTGCATATACGGTTCACTATGTCCCCATGGGTAAGCTGAATAAAAGTGCATGTGATTGTGGTGTCTATACAATAAAGTTCATCGAGTGCCACTCGCTTGGATTGAAGTTGTCGATGGTGAATGATGGTAACATCAAAGAAGCTCGCCACAGAATTTTGTGGGATCTATGGGAAGCGGCAAACGACCCGGAATTGGTTGAGAGGATGTCAAATTATGAACCTCCAGAGTGTCTCACTTCAACCGTAGAAGAGATTCTGTGA
- the LOC106329579 gene encoding uncharacterized protein LOC106329579, with protein sequence MELELPKRVYAEGLEPQVKKINNCCRMELIRDLKKAMPAEYDDVKIDPVFKHIMAIAENNLKFSGKLVDSFLCKQLITSKMHEKWFIFARKPLRFSLQEYHTVTGLKISRESSCDVIKWKSDGGFWSELLRTGGKITLQSIKKVHLQEVHSWSRRDRMRLIYLCVIMGVVMGRDEKVNIPHMYIKLVMDLEKLRNFHWGLHSYDFLLSSIEKVRKKLGKKNSYIFEGFSYAFQIWIMEAIPDFGEICGSKVSDSFCGPRCGNWKGVAKVSYEDIIQLEESFTEKGDLFSVISVSGNGDVLRDADYTRKDEMEDERVELLLDRIKKNFDWSNTEWPVIEDEETEMEEADTESEADKSVDATDIAADVETSSVHVAGRGKRKIQDEGAESRKKKLLCKRTAEKKQSIDQETKSFIEGLVHSSISSLGDILRAQMASMESMFKERIGNMEIEVSQLREAISLRAEGSVPKSKTDEAAPKTKTAQAPAKKKVNQAQAQAPAKEKVLPKRKCRT encoded by the exons ATGGAGTTAGAGCTACCTAAGCGAGTGTATGCAGAGGGTTTAGAACCTCAGGTGAAGAAGATCAATAACTGCTGCCGCATGGAACTTATCAGAGATCTGAAGAAAGCTATGCCTGCGGAGTACGATGATGTCAAGATAGATCCTGTTTTCAAACATATCATGGCGATTGCGGAAAATAACCTCAAGTTTTCGGGGAAATTGGTGGATAGCTTCTTGTGTAAGCAGCTGATTACCTCGAAGATGCATGAGAAGTGGTTTATATTTGCAAGGAAGCCTCTCCGGTTTTCGCTTCAGGAGTACCACACTGTGACAGGCCTCAAGATCTCGCGGGAAAGTAGCTGTGACGTAATTAAATGGAAAAGTGATGGCGGATTTTGGAGTGAACTACTAAGGACAGGTGGTAAGATCACCTTGCAGTCGATCAAAAAGGTGCATCTACAAGAAGTTCACAGCTGGTCTCGGCGTGATAGGATGAGGTTGATCTACTTGTGTGTGATAATGGGTGTGGTGATGGGGAGAGATGAGAAGGTGAACATCCCTCATATGTACATCAAGCTGGTGATGGATCTCGAGAAGCTTCGGAACTTCCATTGGGGTCTTCACTCCTACGACTTCTTACTGAGTTCCATTGAGAAGGTTAGGAAGAAGTTGGGTAAGAAGAACAGCTACATTTTCGAGGGGTTCTCCTATGCGTTCCAGATTTGGATTATGGAAGCAATTCCGGATTTTGGAGAAATATGTGGCAGCAAAGTCTCGGACAGTTTCTGCGGTCCAAGGTGTGGAAATTGGAAAGGAGTTGCAAAAGTTTCTTATGAAGATATCATTCAACTTGAGGAATCGTTTACTGAGAAG GGAGATTTGTTCTCGGTAATTTCAGTAAGTGGCAATGGTGATGTGTTGAGGGATGCTGATTATACAAGGAAGGATGAGATGGAAGATGAGCGTGTGGAGCTTCTTCTCGATAGGATTAAAAAGAACTTTGATTGGAGCAACACAGAATGGCCAGTTATAGAGGATGAAGAGACTGAGATGGAGGAAGCCGATACAGAGTCAGAAGCTGATAAGAGTGTGGATGCTACTGATATTGCAGCAGATGTGGAGACATCTTCGGTCCATGTTGCTGGAAGAGGCAAGAGAAAGATTCAGGATGAAGGAGCCGAGTCAAGAAAGAAGAAGTTGTTGTGTAAGCGAACAGCAGAAAAAAAACAGAGTATTGATCAAGAAACTAAGAGTTTCATTGAGGGTTTGGTCCACTCATCTATCAGTTCCTTGGGCGATATACTCAGAGCGCAAATGGCGAGTATGGAGAGCATGTTCAAAGAGAGGATCGGCAACATGGAGATCGAGGTTTCACAGCTCAGGGAAGCAATCAGTTTGAGGGCAGAAGGAAGCGTTCCTAAGAGCAAAACCGATGAAGCTGCGCCTAAGACCAAAACCGCTCAAGCTCCTGCAAAGAAAAAGGTCAATCAAGCTCAAGCTCAAGCTCCAGCAAAGGAAAAGGTACTTCCTAAAAGAAAGTGTAGAACTTGA